One genomic window of Clostridioides sp. ES-S-0054-01 includes the following:
- a CDS encoding ATP phosphoribosyltransferase regulatory subunit, producing the protein MKFLRIEDEVIYSKKRYKLKKEIDKLFLDEEYFQIEPQLFEEYDEFTTINNKIPEESMVKVVNGKVMVLRADITTSIIKSLVPRWEDGLKLKLFYNSSIYKNKNTVGIKEIRQIGCEYLGESSVEADREVVKLALKILEKYNNNFILEVGSSKYIHGLLEELNLNKNCENQIKNLLYTKNTHELKVYIEELKIKSEVKELFSNILSLQGNLYNVIEKSKKFYCNNKMKQALEELKQVNNLIEECNFLDKARFDLSMVTMLDYYEGIMFRGYYPNSYKEILSGGRYDSLTKEYGKEIPAIGFTLSVDELMKYVYK; encoded by the coding sequence ATGAAGTTTTTGAGGATTGAAGATGAAGTTATTTATTCTAAAAAAAGATATAAATTAAAAAAAGAAATAGATAAACTTTTTTTAGATGAAGAATATTTTCAAATAGAGCCACAATTGTTTGAAGAATACGATGAATTTACAACTATAAACAATAAAATTCCAGAAGAATCTATGGTAAAGGTTGTAAATGGAAAAGTAATGGTACTTAGAGCTGACATAACTACAAGTATAATAAAAAGCCTTGTACCAAGATGGGAAGATGGTTTAAAGCTTAAGCTTTTTTATAATTCGTCAATATATAAAAATAAAAATACTGTTGGAATAAAAGAAATAAGACAAATAGGTTGCGAGTATCTAGGAGAATCTTCTGTAGAAGCAGATAGAGAAGTAGTAAAATTAGCTCTTAAGATACTTGAAAAATACAATAATAATTTTATCTTAGAGGTTGGAAGTAGTAAGTATATTCATGGTTTGTTAGAGGAATTAAATTTAAATAAGAATTGTGAAAATCAAATTAAAAATTTACTATATACGAAGAACACTCATGAATTAAAAGTATATATTGAAGAGCTAAAAATTAAGAGTGAAGTAAAAGAATTATTCTCAAATATTTTAAGTTTACAAGGAAATTTATACAACGTTATTGAAAAATCAAAAAAATTCTATTGTAATAATAAGATGAAGCAAGCTCTTGAAGAATTAAAGCAAGTGAATAATTTAATTGAGGAATGTAATTTTTTGGATAAGGCTAGATTCGATTTATCAATGGTTACAATGCTTGACTATTATGAAGGTATTATGTTTAGAGGATACTACCCAAATTCATATAAAGAAATTCTTAGTGGTGGAAGATATGATTCTTTAACTAAAGAATATGGAAAAGAAATTCCGGCTATTGGATTTACATTAAGTGTTGATGAACTAATGAAGTATGTATATAAATAA